In Parasteatoda tepidariorum isolate YZ-2023 chromosome 2, CAS_Ptep_4.0, whole genome shotgun sequence, one DNA window encodes the following:
- the LOC107456694 gene encoding ADP-ribosylation factor-like protein 5B isoform X1, with amino-acid sequence MGILLAKLWSLFSNEEHKVVIVGLDNAGKTTILYQFLMDEVVHTSPTIGSNVEEVVWKNVHFIMWDLGGQDSLRAAWNTYYSNTEFLIVVVDSTDRERLSITKEELWRMIAHEDLTKSAVLVFANKQDIKGCMTPAEISEQLNLTSLKKHRWHIQACCALSGEGLYQGLEWIYSNLKNRK; translated from the exons AACACAAAGTTGTGATAGTGGGTCTTGATAATGCTggaaaaacaactattttatatcagtt TCTAATGGATGAAGTTGTTCACACATCACCTACCATTGGAAGCAATGTGGAAGAAGTTGTATGGaaaaatgtgcattttattaTGTGGGATCTAGGAGGACAAGATTCTTTAAGAGCTGCTTGGAATACTTATTATAGTAATACAGAA tttctcaTAGTAGTTGTTGACAGCACTGACAGAGAAAGATTATCTATAACTAAAGAAGAGCTATGGCGGATGATTGCTCATgag gatttaaCAAAATCAGCAGTTTTAGTGTTTGCGAACAAGCAAGATATCAAGGGATGTATGACACCAGCTGAAATATCAGAACAATTGAATCTTACATCATTAAAAAAGCATAGATGGCATATACAGGCTTGCTGCGCATTATCTGGTGAAGG TCTTTATCAAGGACTTGAATGGATAtactctaatttgaaaaataggaaGTGA
- the LOC107456694 gene encoding ADP-ribosylation factor-like protein 5B isoform X2: MIVHREHKVVIVGLDNAGKTTILYQFLMDEVVHTSPTIGSNVEEVVWKNVHFIMWDLGGQDSLRAAWNTYYSNTEFLIVVVDSTDRERLSITKEELWRMIAHEDLTKSAVLVFANKQDIKGCMTPAEISEQLNLTSLKKHRWHIQACCALSGEGLYQGLEWIYSNLKNRK, from the exons AACACAAAGTTGTGATAGTGGGTCTTGATAATGCTggaaaaacaactattttatatcagtt TCTAATGGATGAAGTTGTTCACACATCACCTACCATTGGAAGCAATGTGGAAGAAGTTGTATGGaaaaatgtgcattttattaTGTGGGATCTAGGAGGACAAGATTCTTTAAGAGCTGCTTGGAATACTTATTATAGTAATACAGAA tttctcaTAGTAGTTGTTGACAGCACTGACAGAGAAAGATTATCTATAACTAAAGAAGAGCTATGGCGGATGATTGCTCATgag gatttaaCAAAATCAGCAGTTTTAGTGTTTGCGAACAAGCAAGATATCAAGGGATGTATGACACCAGCTGAAATATCAGAACAATTGAATCTTACATCATTAAAAAAGCATAGATGGCATATACAGGCTTGCTGCGCATTATCTGGTGAAGG TCTTTATCAAGGACTTGAATGGATAtactctaatttgaaaaataggaaGTGA